In Synechococcus sp. MU1643, a single window of DNA contains:
- the murG gene encoding undecaprenyldiphospho-muramoylpentapeptide beta-N-acetylglucosaminyltransferase — protein sequence MTRLLIAASGTGGHLFPALAVAEAVEEQWLVRWVGVPDRLETQLVPEHFGLVCVNAGGLQGRGLTKLLQLLRLLLASVSVRRVIRRNEIDVVFTTGGYIAAPAILAARWCGIPVVLHESNAIPGRVTRLLGRFCSAVAIGIPAAAKRIPSSQPVLTGTPVRSSFLAPQPLPSWVPAGEGPLLVVMGGSQGAVGLNRMVRAAVPALLKQGCRVVHLTGDNDPDIEQLRHPQLVERRFSNEIPGLLQHADLVISRAGAGSLSELAVCRTPAVLVPFPQAADQHQEANAACAASFGAAVIVHQHEPNQPVLLNTVERLLATRLGQDKAAPDLLAQMREGMQALAERDAERQLAALLQTLVA from the coding sequence ATCGCCGCCAGCGGCACCGGCGGCCATCTCTTCCCCGCTCTGGCTGTTGCAGAAGCAGTTGAAGAGCAGTGGCTTGTGCGCTGGGTGGGGGTGCCCGATCGGCTCGAAACACAGCTGGTGCCAGAGCATTTTGGTTTGGTGTGCGTGAACGCCGGTGGCCTCCAGGGGCGCGGACTCACCAAGCTGCTGCAGTTGCTGCGGCTGTTGCTGGCCAGCGTCAGCGTGCGGCGGGTGATCCGCCGGAACGAGATCGATGTGGTGTTCACCACCGGCGGCTACATCGCCGCCCCGGCGATCCTGGCGGCGCGCTGGTGCGGCATTCCCGTGGTGCTGCATGAATCCAATGCCATCCCGGGGCGGGTCACCCGCTTGCTGGGTCGCTTCTGCAGCGCCGTGGCCATCGGCATCCCCGCTGCCGCCAAGCGCATCCCGAGCAGCCAGCCTGTGCTGACGGGCACGCCGGTGCGTTCCAGTTTTCTGGCCCCACAACCCCTACCGAGCTGGGTGCCCGCCGGCGAGGGACCGCTGCTTGTCGTGATGGGAGGCAGTCAAGGCGCCGTTGGCCTCAACCGGATGGTGCGTGCTGCGGTGCCGGCCCTGTTGAAGCAGGGCTGCCGCGTGGTGCACCTCACCGGCGACAACGATCCCGACATCGAGCAGCTGCGACATCCACAGTTGGTGGAACGCCGCTTCAGCAATGAGATTCCCGGGCTGCTGCAACATGCCGACCTGGTCATCAGCCGTGCCGGGGCAGGCAGCCTGAGTGAACTGGCGGTCTGCAGGACCCCAGCCGTATTGGTGCCGTTTCCGCAGGCGGCAGATCAGCATCAGGAAGCCAATGCAGCCTGTGCCGCATCCTTTGGTGCTGCGGTGATCGTGCATCAACACGAGCCCAATCAACCTGTGTTGCTGAACACCGTTGAACGGCTCCTGGCAACACGGCTGGGGCAAGACAAAGCTGCACCCGATCTCCTTGCCCAGATGCGTGAAGGCATGCAGGCCCTGGCTGAACGGGATGCCGAACGGCAACTGGCGGCCTTGCTTCAGACGCTGGTGGCCTGA
- the rplL gene encoding 50S ribosomal protein L7/L12, with amino-acid sequence MSAKTDEILESLKSLSLLEASELVKQIEEAFGVSAAASAGVVMAAPGAAGGGGEAAEEKTEFDVILEGFDASAKIKVLKAVREVTGLGLGDAKALVEAAPKAVKEGVSKEDAEAAKKAIEEAGGKVTLK; translated from the coding sequence ATGTCTGCAAAAACCGACGAAATTCTCGAATCGCTGAAATCCCTCTCCCTGCTTGAAGCTTCCGAGCTGGTTAAGCAGATCGAAGAGGCCTTCGGCGTGTCCGCCGCAGCATCTGCTGGTGTTGTGATGGCTGCCCCCGGCGCTGCTGGTGGCGGTGGCGAGGCCGCTGAAGAGAAGACCGAATTCGATGTGATCCTCGAAGGCTTCGACGCCTCCGCCAAGATCAAGGTCCTCAAGGCCGTCCGTGAGGTCACGGGCCTGGGTCTGGGCGACGCCAAGGCTCTTGTTGAGGCTGCTCCCAAGGCTGTCAAGGAAGGTGTCTCCAAGGAAGACGCCGAGGCTGCTAAGAAGGCCATCGAAGAAGCAGGCGGCAAGGTCACCCTCAAGTGA
- a CDS encoding DUF3747 domain-containing protein, whose protein sequence is MSRTYLRAVGLTAVGLLNAGLTQASAARTLFDSTAIPQERFAVLAQPIGRVQWKLLVLEQIKTQPRCWRERQDGLVEPSLNRFNFSAICKRYLDSNGYSLRSGGQDLGTRFRFRLKQSGTSLRLEALDPQQRAPLLVGQARIPRRDLNGFVQLQLESGWALERRVYQARQLNHLYFAHQEPVNRLLALANSHGHRSVFSRLGTPMPPIAPPPLPAARTTRRRTTRLASNAPIRLQVIPYRR, encoded by the coding sequence ATGAGCCGAACCTACCTGCGGGCTGTCGGTCTGACTGCCGTGGGGCTCCTGAACGCTGGCCTGACGCAGGCGAGCGCAGCACGGACTTTGTTTGACAGCACTGCCATCCCACAGGAGCGATTTGCTGTACTCGCTCAACCGATTGGCAGGGTCCAGTGGAAACTGCTGGTGCTGGAACAAATCAAGACCCAACCGCGCTGTTGGAGGGAACGCCAGGACGGACTGGTGGAGCCCAGCCTGAATCGCTTCAACTTCAGCGCCATCTGCAAGCGCTACCTGGACAGCAATGGCTACTCGCTACGCAGCGGTGGCCAGGACCTTGGAACCCGCTTTCGCTTCCGGCTCAAGCAATCCGGCACATCGCTGAGGCTCGAGGCCCTCGACCCCCAGCAAAGGGCACCACTTTTGGTGGGTCAGGCCAGAATTCCCAGACGCGATCTCAATGGCTTCGTACAGCTGCAGCTGGAGTCGGGCTGGGCCTTGGAACGACGTGTCTACCAAGCACGCCAGCTCAACCACCTGTATTTCGCTCACCAGGAACCGGTGAACCGGCTGCTCGCGCTGGCCAACAGCCACGGCCATCGCTCAGTTTTTAGCCGACTGGGAACCCCGATGCCGCCGATCGCACCACCGCCTTTGCCCGCCGCACGAACAACACGCCGACGAACGACACGCCTCGCTAGCAATGCTCCTATCCGGCTACAAGTGATTCCTTACCGCCGCTGA
- a CDS encoding quinone-dependent dihydroorotate dehydrogenase, with product MSPSPSAGPLSSGAFYQRWLGPVLARDDGLDAEQLSRTALTALGQASLRRRWPGLSTVLDGVAADLQRRDLRLEQVLFGCRFPNPVGLAAGFDKNGVAAGIWDRFGFGFAEVGTVTWHGQPGNPKPRLFRLAEEQAALNRMGFNNDGAKALLQTLERQRLDPPGRRPAVLGINVGKSKITALEQAPDDYAASLELLSSLADYAVINVSSPNTPGLRDLQDTAQLRRLVERLRRLPACPPLLVKIAPDLDDESIDAVARLAFEEGLAGVIAVNTSLNRLGLEQRRLPQTGRTLAEEAGGLSGAPLRHRAQEVIRRLRASAGPALPLIGVGGIDSPQVAWERITAGASLVQLYTGWIFQGPDLVPRILEGLLLQLDRHGLRTIAEASGSGLPWQD from the coding sequence ATGTCGCCGTCCCCTTCGGCCGGACCGCTCAGCAGCGGTGCCTTCTATCAGCGTTGGCTTGGCCCGGTGCTGGCGCGGGACGACGGCCTCGATGCTGAACAGCTGTCGCGCACTGCGCTTACGGCGCTTGGTCAGGCCAGCCTGCGGCGCCGCTGGCCAGGGTTGTCCACTGTGCTGGATGGCGTGGCGGCTGATCTGCAACGGCGTGATCTGCGCCTGGAGCAGGTGCTGTTTGGCTGCCGCTTCCCCAACCCGGTGGGTTTGGCGGCTGGCTTCGACAAGAACGGTGTGGCGGCCGGAATCTGGGATCGCTTCGGCTTTGGCTTTGCCGAAGTGGGCACGGTCACCTGGCATGGCCAGCCTGGCAACCCCAAACCACGCCTGTTCCGATTAGCGGAAGAACAGGCCGCGTTGAACAGGATGGGATTCAACAACGACGGCGCTAAGGCGTTGTTGCAAACCCTGGAGCGTCAACGGCTGGATCCGCCGGGCCGGCGGCCGGCGGTGCTTGGGATCAACGTCGGCAAATCCAAGATCACCGCTTTGGAGCAGGCCCCGGACGACTACGCGGCTTCCCTGGAGTTGTTGTCCTCCTTGGCGGACTATGCGGTGATCAACGTCAGCTCTCCCAACACCCCCGGCCTGCGTGATCTGCAGGACACGGCCCAGTTGCGGAGGCTTGTGGAGCGGCTGCGAAGGCTGCCGGCCTGCCCGCCTTTACTCGTGAAAATCGCACCGGATCTTGATGATGAGTCGATTGATGCCGTGGCCCGTTTGGCCTTTGAAGAGGGCCTGGCCGGTGTGATTGCGGTCAACACCAGTCTCAATCGGTTGGGCCTTGAGCAACGGCGTCTGCCGCAGACCGGGCGCACCCTGGCGGAGGAGGCCGGTGGTCTCAGCGGTGCCCCCCTGCGCCATCGGGCCCAGGAGGTGATCCGTCGCTTGCGGGCCAGTGCTGGTCCGGCGTTGCCGTTAATCGGTGTGGGTGGGATTGATTCTCCGCAAGTTGCCTGGGAGCGCATCACCGCAGGTGCCTCCCTGGTGCAGCTTTATACGGGCTGGATTTTTCAGGGGCCGGATCTGGTGCCGCGGATTCTGGAAGGCCTGCTGCTGCAGTTGGATCGCCATGGCTTGCGCACGATTGCGGAGGCGTCAGGCAGTGGCTTGCCCTGGCAGGACTGA
- the rnhA gene encoding ribonuclease HI produces the protein MAEGRGRVVAAATDGACSGNPGPGGWGALLRFEDGSVEEFGGHDPDTTNNRMELQAALEVLQRLEQLPRHPDLTLRTDSKYLIDGLGSWINGWKRKGWKTAAGKPVLNQDLWKALDAARLDDVPLSYVKGHSGDPDNERVDRIAVAFSHNAQPNLARKQGATEDAPEAPSEVAPKPLLQVLSRLELADRLAQGGYSLSLLELAQLVEKPLKQLETKAESWIWRDWIVQPQAEGRWTLQRREAGSEQS, from the coding sequence ATGGCGGAAGGACGGGGACGGGTCGTGGCTGCAGCGACGGATGGTGCCTGTAGCGGCAACCCAGGTCCGGGAGGTTGGGGCGCGTTGCTGCGTTTCGAAGACGGCAGTGTTGAGGAATTCGGTGGTCATGACCCCGACACCACCAACAACCGCATGGAACTGCAGGCCGCGTTGGAGGTGTTGCAACGGCTTGAGCAGCTGCCCCGTCATCCGGATCTCACCCTGCGCACCGACAGCAAATACCTGATTGATGGTCTGGGCTCCTGGATCAACGGTTGGAAGCGCAAAGGCTGGAAAACGGCTGCCGGTAAGCCTGTGCTCAATCAGGACCTCTGGAAGGCCCTGGATGCAGCCCGACTGGACGACGTCCCCCTGAGCTATGTCAAAGGCCACAGCGGTGATCCAGACAACGAACGGGTGGATCGCATCGCTGTGGCGTTCTCCCATAACGCCCAGCCGAACTTGGCTCGGAAGCAGGGAGCAACCGAGGACGCACCAGAGGCCCCATCCGAGGTTGCCCCCAAGCCCCTGCTGCAGGTGTTGTCACGTTTGGAGTTGGCTGATCGCCTGGCGCAAGGTGGTTACAGCCTCTCGCTGCTGGAGTTGGCGCAATTGGTGGAAAAGCCGCTTAAACAGCTGGAAACCAAAGCTGAGAGCTGGATCTGGAGGGATTGGATCGTCCAGCCCCAGGCGGAGGGGCGCTGGACCCTGCAACGTCGCGAGGCAGGATCAGAACAGTCCTGA
- a CDS encoding threonine-phosphate decarboxylase — protein MGVDMRHGGNLEAAAARLNCKPSQLLDASASLAPWSPRCSGISPAAIRDYPDRGQTSLSHAIAGLHGLDPDDVLPGNGAAELFTWAARDASVSGESVMLSPGFADYGRALNCWSALSRQQQLPLVWSEAFPQLFPEPGPGVVLWICNPHNPTGQLWSRASLQPLLERYALVICDEAFLPLVPNGEQQSLLPLVAEHSNLVVIRSLTKLYGIAGLRLGYAVAQPQRLQRWTQWRDPWPVNGIALAIGERLLASPRRYHRWCARVQRWVATEGAWMQQQLAQLPGITPMPSSVNYLLIRAHSSLVPLREALEQRHRILLRDCRSFEGLGETWLRIGLHARRNNRRILRALREELKRGPLT, from the coding sequence ATGGGCGTTGACATGCGCCATGGCGGCAACCTCGAAGCAGCCGCTGCAAGGTTGAACTGCAAGCCATCGCAGCTGCTGGATGCCAGTGCTTCTCTGGCCCCATGGAGTCCTCGCTGTTCTGGTATCTCTCCGGCCGCCATTCGTGACTATCCCGATCGGGGTCAGACGTCGCTGAGCCATGCGATTGCCGGCCTGCATGGCCTGGACCCTGATGATGTGCTGCCAGGGAATGGTGCTGCCGAATTGTTCACTTGGGCTGCGCGCGACGCCTCGGTGTCGGGTGAAAGTGTGATGCTTTCACCGGGTTTTGCGGATTACGGACGTGCCCTGAATTGTTGGTCAGCGTTATCCCGCCAGCAGCAGCTACCCCTGGTCTGGAGTGAGGCATTCCCGCAATTGTTCCCCGAGCCAGGTCCTGGGGTTGTGTTGTGGATCTGCAATCCCCACAACCCCACCGGCCAGCTCTGGAGCCGTGCTTCGTTGCAGCCGTTGCTCGAGCGCTATGCGCTGGTGATTTGCGATGAAGCCTTTCTTCCCTTGGTGCCCAATGGCGAGCAGCAGTCGTTGCTTCCCTTGGTTGCAGAGCATTCGAACCTGGTAGTGATTCGCAGCCTCACCAAGCTCTACGGCATCGCAGGGTTGCGTTTGGGCTATGCCGTGGCCCAGCCCCAACGTCTTCAGCGTTGGACGCAGTGGCGAGATCCCTGGCCGGTGAACGGCATTGCCTTAGCCATTGGCGAACGTTTGTTGGCATCGCCGCGGCGTTACCACCGTTGGTGCGCACGGGTGCAGCGTTGGGTGGCCACAGAAGGAGCCTGGATGCAGCAGCAGCTGGCGCAGCTGCCGGGCATTACCCCCATGCCGTCTTCTGTGAATTACCTGCTGATTCGCGCGCATAGCTCTTTGGTGCCATTGCGGGAAGCACTGGAGCAGAGGCATCGCATCCTTCTGCGCGATTGCCGCTCCTTCGAGGGATTGGGTGAAACCTGGCTACGGATTGGGTTGCATGCTCGCCGCAACAACCGCCGCATCTTGAGGGCGTTGCGTGAGGAGTTGAAGCGCGGCCCTCTGACTTGA